Below is a window of Quercus robur chromosome 6, dhQueRobu3.1, whole genome shotgun sequence DNA.
atatttGAAGGAAGAATAAAGAATTACATAAAGATTAAGAGATCTATGAATAGTGAGACACTCCAAAAGATATCAACCTAACTTTATGAGGACTTGATAGAGCCATAAGTAACAACACACGCATATTACTCCCCCCTGATATGGGATtatgttcttttcttttgaacagAGACAGTAAAACACGCTCACACGAAAGACTACACTCACAAACATTCACTAGCTACCTTAACTTTAGAAGAATTGATAAGTATTGCTTCTTGAGAAAAGAGAGATTTTGCTTTTTTGACTTCTAAAAAAACTCAACTAAAACCTACCTATCTATGACTGTATAGCTGAGCAGttggttttgaatcttttgatggcTTATTTGGATGGGAGAGAGTTAATACAACTTCACAATTTTCAAGTAATTGGAACGAAAATTTCCAAGATTTTAGACTCCAAAGCATAATTGCTTGGAAAACACGCATGCTTACGTATACCTTATAAGACTAAACAACATACATTGTccagaaaactaaaaattaaccaatctgctatatatatatgtggtgtTTCAAATGGTAAAAAGTCTTTGTCTGTCCTCAGTCATGACTCATGACTCATGGCAATGGACTAATAATGCCTTGGTTAAGATTACTAATTAAGGGCCTCATGATAACGTCTCTTTCACACACCTCTAGCAGGAATTTTGCACATTGGCATCACCGTAAGTGCATTTTGGCTAAATTTATGGCTTCCCATTTGGTCAAAGTACTCCATGTGAAGCATAGTGGTGCCTATTGCAATTGAGTAGCTTATTAGGTAAAGGAAAAGGATGCAATTTTATGTTCTTTCTTACCATTCGTCACTTCATCCTCTTTTTAATCTAAGCCTCGTAACTCATATTATTTTCCTTTGAGACTATATATGTTGTTAAGTGcatatgaaataataaaattaataacaacCACCAAAACATACAAAAAAGTTAACATGGTTTGGCTTACTCTCAACACCaaccaaaatttattattaataataagaaTTACAACCACACATTTAActctcacacaaaaaaaaaaatttctaaaacataAACTaacttgattctcaaaaataaaataaaaaacccaaaattttaaaggtGCCCTTGCACTAACTTACTAGACAAAACTTAATCTTTAAGTTTCACACAAGACAAAACGCGTTTCTAATTGTCACACGCATGcacacaacaacaaaattacactaccactatttttttaatgaatggcACACTTCCTTACTTCTCTTCTCTTCAAGATAGAACTACCACTTTAATATAATTAATGTAACTCCTTATTATTCTTCTAGGTAGGGTGTGATTCcaaaaccaataagaaattcTATAAACTTCTTCCATTATGGGCTAGATTCAACATTATACCATATCAACTAAAACAAAGGACAAGAGTTGAACTTCTTTCGGTTTGGCCTTCAAGTAGACTTGACAAAATTGGACTCATACCCATTAGTTTGACCTAAACTCAAAGAAAAATAGCCAACCCGAACTAAGATTTTTAGGCCTCGAGCAAAAATGGGTCAATTCGCTTAGCTTTCAAGTTGGGTTGGATCAACCTTTCtaaagtaatttttaaaaaattgttataagGATTTGAAGgtaatttaattcatttataGAATAGTGATatagttataaaattttaattttttattgacttGATCGCTTTCATTGTATATTtaagttatattaaaaatttgtattgTAGATGATATACTGACAAAATTACTCACTAACTTGAGGTGCAATTCTCAAGTATGAATATTTTTAGTGCTGGATCTTTTACTAAAGTTGAGTAGATTGAGttcatttgaaaaaagaaattgagtaAATTGAGATGAAtttcatattaaatatttacttattattctttacttaatatgttatgctttgcatttttttatttagttatcttttaaaataatttagttttattattattttacacgTAATAAGAATATGTGCTAaagaatatttaatatttttttcattcttttatgaTGATGGTATTTATAGTGAACTttgaataatgaaaatttaagtattttttttaaaacttttatttataactattttgttctttgttctctTACTTGACAATTGACATGTAAAGATAATATTACCCGGCCTTTCCACTTCGCCAAGTATATCATCGTGTGGAGTCATAGACACGATGGTGATGGAATAGGCAAACCGGTTTTCAATAGTGTcccacacacaaaagaaaagaagcaaaaggTTAGATAATAGAGTGAAAGCCACGTCACTAGCGTATGCAGCGTGGACATGTCGGCCACCCTCAAGGCAAATCAAACCGACGAGAGTTTGTCGAAACTCTGACTTCCTTGTCCCTTCTCTCCTctcctctttcttctctctcttatgaGTATATCTATCTATGCATATAAAGACAGAGGGACTAAGGTGGCGGTCTTTCAACACAGCAAGCTACTCTCTATTTCACCGTTTCAAttaatcatcatcattatcaatcTCAATTCACAATTGTAGATGGGAATTACATCAGAACAACATTCATCAGCTTCTTCCATAGACAGCAGCAGCGACCCTTCTGCAGCAGCTGccacatcttcttcttctttctgtgCTCCAATTCAAAGCAATAACAGCGCAAGATTTGATTTGAGCACAGACCTCAGACTTGGTCTAAGCATCTCATCCTCTTATTACAATGACCTCTTTACCACGCCAACAACGACAACAAGGTATTTTTGTATGTTCTTATTAATGGCTTGCATTCATATATTCAACAACCTTCaaccaacttttttattttgtgtggaCTTTTTCTCTACCCCCAAGCTTTATTTctggactttttcttttttaattcaaatgcATGGCTTTCCCTTTATTTCAATTAGTCTTCaatgtttttggttttggtatATTTGGACCCTTTTTCCTTGGAGATTAGCATTTTCCCGGGAAAAATTAAGACTTTCCTGTTTGAGTTCTAGAGTCAGGTTCTGATCTAGCTATAAGATCATATATGTTACATGGCTGATATTGAATGAACTTATATTTGACAATTCAGAGAGCAACCACTAAGCTGGCCACCAATCAGATCGATATTGAGGAGTAGTGCACATTTAGAGAAAGCACTTGATCACAAGCATGCCTCCTTATTTATCAAGATATACATGGAAGGCATTCCGATTGGTAGAAAATTGAATCTTTTTGCACAAGATGGCTATGATAGTCTCATAAC
It encodes the following:
- the LOC126688775 gene encoding auxin-responsive protein IAA31 isoform X2 — encoded protein: MGITSEQHSSASSIDSSSDPSAAAATSSSSFCAPIQSNNSARFDLSTDLRLGLSISSSYYNDLFTTPTTTTREQPLSWPPIRSILRSSAHLEKALDHKHASLFIKIYMEGIPIGRKLNLFAQDGYDSLITTIAHMFPTTILCPGADRVHSDKYHVLTYEDKEGDWMMVGDVPWEMFLNNVKRLKITRADRC